The window CTAACAACATTAAACACCAAGAAGCTGAAATGGCAGATGTCTCGAAGCCAGCTAAGTATATGTTTCTGCAGTTATCGACAATGAACTGATCCATCGCAGATGTTGTTGAGTAAGTCCCCTTTGCTCCTTCCACAAGAGTTTGAAGCAAATCCTTCTCGTATCCAGcctcttctctctcctttACAAGCTTCAATATTGATGTCCGGATTTCCTTCTCCAAAGCCCATATCTTTCTATTGCTCTTTGTCGGAAGatgcctatatatatacatgagaaagattattttttgcttAGTCCATTAATTAGTCATTACTATATAACTAGTTATACCTTAATCCGGGAAGGCCAACAGACATTGTTTTCTTGGACACAAGCTCTTGGAGAGCCCCAAGcttcaagaaaatatcatgCCCTTTAGTATAATTACTCCCAAAACAAGCTCTCGAAATAATATCTCCCGAAAATCTCTTCATGTAACTGTCGACAGCGATGTCAAGAACTCCACCATTGTTGGCTTCGATTTCTTGCTTCCATGTATTCACCACTGTGTCTGCCGATTCAGTGATTATGCTCATCATTCCCTGCATCACCATCCCTGacttagtactactagtattttcttGACCAAAAAATACTCTATTCATTCTAAATTATGAGTAtagtattttttgtaattCTATTATAGACTAAATATGAGAATTCATCCCAAAATAACTAATCTCTTAGACGAGATGTAATTGTGTTAAACAACCAATGTGTGGGGTAATAAAGTCTAAAGATTGACCGTGTTACGACCCCTTTAAGATTCAACGTCCTTATTGGTCATGGCCATAATTCCTACATCAATTGTCTTACACAATTGATGTGAGACACTAGAATCCATAACATATTCACCAAGGAAAGTAggtgtttttatatattttacttacCCTAACTTTGTCCATGAACAACTCGGGAGCCATGATCTTTCTTTGTCGTGCCCAAATCGCACCGTTGGATGTCAAGATGCCCTGTCCAAGAAGAGGGCCAAATGTTTTCTGTTGGTAAGCAGGCCTTCCCAAGTCTTGCGACGTCGTCGTTGTGATCTCCTTCACGACGTTTGGATCGCTCACATATAGAACTTGCAGACTCCCCAGAGAAAATGTGAACATTTGACCTATttaaaaggaataaaatacAAGTTAAATTTGTATGCATGAACATTTTAAAATGACTGATGCATCATACCGTATTGCTTCCTCCATTGCTCTAAAAATGGGAATACGGAGGCGGTGTTGTGGACGGCTGGCGGCCCAGACTTGGCAGCAGCATTCGTGGCAGCGTCCCGGGATTTCTTGATCTCGAGGATGTTGCCTAGGAGGATTTTTGGGGGAGGACCGTTGATTCCTTGTTTCTTCAACGCTTTTTGTATCTTAGTAGGCTTTGCCACCAGAGAAACGTAGAGGTGGACAATGAATCCGAGCACCAGAGCCAGAATTGTTGAGAGAAACATCTTTCTTTAGTGAAAAAGCACAAATACTAGGAATGTATTTGGTTGATGATGTGGTGATCAACTTTTAGTTctagtgtgtgtatatatagacATGTCACatgtagtaggagtagtattatgggctttaaataaatatggcATGGTTCAGTTGGTTGGCAGCCAATTGTTGTTAATGTGGATTGACTTAGTAAATGAGTCAATAGTTGATGGTAACAATTAAGTAGTGCTTCAGTTGCTGATCAAATTTGACTAGCTGATCAAGAATTCCTATGAATACTATGAACTGTTATagataattttatcattaattaactaaaatattgttCGTCCATTATTGGGTGAGTATCCATTTCCACGATTTCTAGAAGAGCTATTATTGGGTTAGTATCCATTTTCCAGATTATTGCTAGAGGCTGTAGaccaaattcaattaaataatgatttagTATAGGATTAACCTATTCCGTAAGgtcaataattatatttaaatataacatatacaGGACGAATTCAACCTTTAAGTTCTTGATTAGAAGTTTTCcacagaaaaaataaaatttcgtTCAAGATTTATATACCCCGTGACACTTTGGcactttaataaatattattttctattatggATTGACTCATGTGAGATTAATGGGAATTCGATTTTTTGACTTTATTAAATGTTTGATCAGTAGCCAAACATTAGAGCTTCTGACCGCATGAAATTCAATATCCCATGTATCGGCATTACATTTACAtccaatatttaaatactaaattaataattgtaaaaatatttataatgaaaataaaattttatatttataaggAATCAATAATAAATCTATGAAAAAGGAATTCAGATGAAATCATATACCCTACTTTTGAATTTATCATTCATAATAATGAAttcttatataaaaaatgacataaattaaagtattttttaatactactcccGCCGTTCCTCTGTaatagaaacatttcatttcgGCACGAGAATTtagaaattgtgttaaaagtgagttaagtgGAGGGAGAAATTGTATTGGAATACTTTGATAgatttgttttgaaataaagctacttattaaaatatacgaaaatttaaatacaaattattactaaaattttattatccaAACGTGATCTGAACATATCGTTataattcttataaaatttcCTATTaactgatatattttttgcgaaaaataatttatatcaaGAGAGATAAgtacatattataaatttttgagatattttgaGGAGTATTTACAACcagaattaatattattatcctttttaattatatattgaaaagtagttattttaattttatcacatCCCTATGTTTGCATTTGGAAAATGGCATATGGTTCAACATGAATCAACAATATGTAGGTAGTCATGCGGGattttgaaaaggaaaataaatagtgttgGAAACTgatggttttaatttttataatcttatttctaataatttatGCACCACCATTTGACTAGACTAATCTGTGGGTGCAGTACTGTGGatagaaaatgaagagaatgTTTAAAATGATTGagaatttttagaatttttgaTTGGTCTGAATATAACAGTATTCTTAGAATTCATTTGGCTGTGGTGAAAATTTCTAccattagtactactacttgaTAGTTGGCCTTTCAAAAGTTTTGATATTGAATCTTTTCCATTCCTTATGTACTGTTTGATAGAAAATATGGTCGCAGTGATAATGGGCTGGCTGACGTTTGATTTGTGTTTGGGGTTTGTGGAAAGTATCGATATGACGATTTTGCCCAAGGTTACAATTATTTTgacaaatactcccttcgtcccacatttataatcatatttagttagggcacgagttttaagaaattgatggagtgtggtaattaatgaagtgagatggtggagtatgtaataaatgaagtgagatggaagAGTGAGAtagtggagtgtgtaataaatgaagtgagatgaaggtgtgtataataaattaagtgagttggttgaaggtgggtcccttgttgactttttggttttttatttttgttttggtttatttttatgttgataatgacatttgggtgtaattttagtgaataatgggataaaattttatatccaaatatggaaaattctaaatgtgactataaatatgggacggacttttatgacaaaatgtgactataaaactgggacggagggagtatgtccTAGCAAATGattttcctttctcttacATATTAAAGCATTTCTATTAAGTTATTGTCAGACCTCAACTCTTATTACTTCTgcatttactataaataaattctaaatttaaaataaataatcacatTTCGAATAcataaaatgcatatattatatcatttcaaaaatcaacatttatcaagtacatatttatcaagtacatatttcaaacaaTTCTAAACTGTAGtggaccctctcaccactctatatactatacatttatctatatgcaaaaatgataAGGAGAagaaggttgccaaaatgcgtcagccgccgacctTGATAACATGTGGAGTTCCTTTTGCTCTCGTCAACCCAAAAGGTtcactgatatcttattcctgaaaaatattagtggtttatatgagccacaactcagtgtatataaaccttacctttaattccacagcTCAAAAATCGaacatattctttaaccaatacatataacaataaccaacaattattagaaataatttcatatacatatgcatatgccactctgttcagtttattattctgtcACAAATCAAGTCTGGTATCTGCCCGAAATTCTattgtatatgacccgaaggtccaaTTGtctttgtacatatatatgacccgaaggtccattgccattgtatatatgacctATAGGTCCCATTGCCactgtatacatatatatgacccgtagaTCCATTGCCATAATATTTGACCCAGAGCATGACtgtcacagatcctctttaatccaatgattcaaataattccaaaaccATGTGCAAACATAACAATTGCATCAATTacatatttctatcatattccactattgatatcaaatactccctccgtcccgctttagcagtcctattgacttttctgccatctttttggaaaaatgataaaaaatagttaaagtggagaaatggtaaagtaatagagacaataatgtagataagactcttctctatattattctttttcttaatttaccatttctcctctttaactattttttataatttttacaaaaagagggcagaaaagtcaatgggactgctaaagcgggacggagagagtaacacataatcatatcagagtcacatcatataattcaattattcactttatataaATACCTAGCAAAGAagcacataaaatatgtaaaattaaaaatattatttatacacATCTggatatgtaaaattaaaaatattatttatatacatcTGGATACGATAAGTTAGCTAATTGAACTCCTGATTCCATCTACTAATTTACTCTCGATCCTAACTGCATAAGCTTAAACtatgtactattttttttccagcTCTTTTACTCTCTGCACTCAGGCTTCTTCcccttctttttcttatttcctCAATTATACTCTCAAATATATGGAGGTGTCCTCGTAAAAGCTTAGTCACTAGCTTTAAATTAGTTcaagtaataaaaatgtacaTGCATTGCTTCTCCAACTCCCACGTATTATCTCATTTTATGTAcatatacttttattaaattactatgCCGGCTAAGGTTTTATCATATTAAAAAGTTTCTTAAATTGGGCGTACGCCCAAATGTACATATAATAtgcataaaaagaaattagctatataatattaaagtaGATCACTAAATATAACCACGCTTATAGTTAAATTTACACACACATACGCATACTTATATATGTGCATGTACAACTATATTTCTTTCACATAATTTACTAAGCAAAATATTATATAGCAACCTACTTAAAACTctataattctaataaaaatatttcatcatataattataataaaaatatgtaattatgcAATATGATATATGATTTGGGTTACGGATGTCACAGCTATATATACTCCCCCACTCCCAAAAAAGATGACCTCTTTCTTGGACGGTTAtacagttttattttatatattgagtggagaaagtaaaataagaaaaatagaataaaatagagataaagatGTTATCTTagtaatgaattattttggataggacaaactaaaaagggaaatgagtTATCTTCAATTGGACAAAGAGAGTACAAtcctcttatttataaattaggaTCATATGCGATTCGACCTCATAATACATTAGGGaaagaaatggtaaaaaatcCGAATGGAACTTATAGATACTCTCAACTCaacttaataatttaaataaactgtttctacaaaataacataaaataagtaacacaaaataaataattaaatcactaAATTTATGTGGATTTTCTACAATATTCGAGAGATGCGtataatttaaaagttttgACATCTTTATTAATAAAGTCGAGAGACTTGAGCTTTTACGAGTTTCTAACTTGATTCTAGAAGGAGGTACTTGTGTTTTAGTCCTAATCTACCATTTGTAATTCCGAGATATCGTCAAAAAgtatagagaaaataaatactagtacaattTCAAATCACCCACAtaaccatatatataaattgctacaaaagaagaaggaaaaagacACTCATATGCGCACAAACTTAACTAAAAGATtagccaacaaaaaaaaagcaacTTGTACGTACTGATCTTAATTATATCTtgttaattaaaatgtgaacTCCATGCTTAGGCTCTATATTAATCGTCATCTCTGGCTTATGGACATAGTTGGGAGACAAAGTGAAGGAGAAGTTGGAGATGATTAGAGCCATGAGGTACTTAAGCTCCACCATGGCCAGATGTTGCCCGACACACACACGCTGTCCAAACCCGAAGGGCATGTAGCACTTGGGGCTCTTGCAAGCACCCGAGATCCCATTTTGGAACCTCTCCGGCTTGAATTGGAGAGCATCTGGACCCCATATGTCAGGGTCTGTATGCAACGTGGCCACCATGGTCCACACGTTCGCGCCCTTAGGCACGTGCACGTTCCCTAACTTCCAGTCTTTCGACACCTCCCTACCCAGGGTTGGCGCCGGGGGATACAACCTCATTGTTTCTTGAATCACCATGTGTAGctgcaaatataaaaaaaaaatctattaaaatcaaactaaagTATAGTatctaattataaaatgatcgTCTGATCAAACCTGATTCATCTCACGTAGCATGTCTAAGTCAGGGACTCGGCCCCGACAGACTTGCTCTACTTCTTCCCGAATGCGCGTTTGCCACTCGGGGTCCGATGCTAACAGCATTAAACACCAAGAAGCTGAAACAGCAGATGTCTCAAAGCCAGCTAAGTATATGTTTCTGCAGTTATCAACGATGAACTGATCCATCGCAGATGTCGTTGAATAAGTCCCCTTTGCTCCTTCAACAAGAGTTTGCAGCAAATCCTTCTCACATccaatttcttttctctccTTTACTAGCTTCAGTATTGATGACCGAATTTCCTTCTCCAAACCCCAAATCTTCCTATTGCTCTTTGTCGGAAGATGCCTATATATGACACATGcgtattactactattttctgCTTAATTAGTCATTAATTACTAGTTATACCTTAATCCGGGAAGGCCGACACTCGTGAATTTCTTGGACACAAGCTTTTGGAGAGCCTCAAGCTTCAAAAAAATGTCACGCCCTTTAGCATAATTACTCCCAAAACAAGCTCTTGAAATAATATCTCCCGAAAATCTCTTCATATAACTGTCCACAGCGATGTCGAGAACTCCACCATTGTGGCCTTCGATTTCTTGCTTCCAAGTATTCACCACTATGTCGGCCGATTCAGTGATTATTCCCATCATTCCCTGCATCACccaaaaaatacataatataatttctatCCATCCTAAAtcagagagaaaataattttctaaattataaagttcatatatattttaagggacagagggagtatagtTCAATTCCttacaattcaattccaattatGTGTcctaagaaaagtgggtgaatTCGgtattttactactacttaCCCTAACTTTGTCCATGTACAACTCGGGAGCTATGATCTTTCTCTGTCGTGCCCAGATCGCAGCGTTGGACGTGACGATGCCCTGGCCAAGAAGTGGACCAAGTGTTTTCTGCTGGTAAGCAGGCTTCCCTAAGTCGTGCGACGTCGTTGTTGCAATCTCCTTCACAATATTTGGATCGCTCACATATAGCACTTGCAGACTTCCCATAGAAAACGTGAATAGTTTAcctaaaaggaaaaaaaaacaaaaacaaagttAAATTTAAGAAGCTCCTTTTGGAATGAGTGCTGCGTCATACCGTATTGCTTCCTCCATTCCTCTAAAAATGGGAATACGGAGGCGGTGTTGTGGAGGGCTTCGGAAGGCGTGTTCGCGGCTGCGTCCCGGGATTTCTTGATCTCGAGGATGTTGCCGAGGAGGATCTTTGGTGGGGGACCCTTTATTCCTTGTTTGTTCAACGCTTTCTGTATCTTGCTCGGCTTTGCCACCACAGAAATATAGAGGTGGACGATCAATCCTAGCACCACAGCAACAATTGTAGAGACCAACATCTAGAAATTAGAAAACAACAAATACTAGCAATATATTTGGTGATGAACTTTTTTGTTGGTGTGTATGTAAATATATAGGCCTTGTATTAATGGGCTTTCAAATTACTTTTCGTTGGTCTAGTTGGATGCCTTCATTTGCCTTCATGCTGATTAACAATTTGACATAGTAGTTGTAATGATTCATCTTTTAATATTGTTAAATAGGGAGTATATATCGTCGTTAAtcatttactatattttaaaagcGACACaactattaaataatttatccaGATAACCTAAATGTTGTGTGCGATGCAcaaactattaatttaatctcaCTCTGTCACCCTGTgtatagttttttattttagtttatccctTATTAATTCTCCcacatcatttttattattgttggtAGGGATGTTAATTGGGCTAACCCGCTCGGGTTCGGGCCAATCCACTCGGATTGTtgggctatttgggtgcgAGTTATTCGGATTGTAAATTTTTCTGGCTATAAATTTTCGGCCCTAGCCCTAAATCTTCGGGTTTCGAGTTAACccacgggctattcgggccaaAAGTGATCTTATGTGTTACTTTCTATCCAATTCAATATTctaacttataaaaaaaaatactactccatattatcacaaatagtaaagtattatcaaagtgatcaagagaaataaaataataacaattgaaaattgaaacaaaatacataaacataTCGCTAATTAGTAGAACACGTGAATGTGACtacaattaaatggaaatcatgcatttaaaAGGAGTTGAATTGCattc is drawn from Salvia hispanica cultivar TCC Black 2014 chromosome 6, UniMelb_Shisp_WGS_1.0, whole genome shotgun sequence and contains these coding sequences:
- the LOC125193777 gene encoding cytochrome P450 714C2-like; amino-acid sequence: MFLSTILALVLGFIVHLYVSLVAKPTKIQKALKKQGINGPPPKILLGNILEIKKSRDAATNAAAKSGPPAVHNTASVFPFLEQWRKQYGQMFTFSLGSLQVLYVSDPNVVKEITTTTSQDLGRPAYQQKTFGPLLGQGILTSNGAIWARQRKIMAPELFMDKVRGMMSIITESADTVVNTWKQEIEANNGGVLDIAVDSYMKRFSGDIISRACFGSNYTKGHDIFLKLGALQELVSKKTMSVGLPGLRHLPTKSNRKIWALEKEIRTSILKLVKEREEAGYEKDLLQTLVEGAKGTYSTTSAMDQFIVDNCRNIYLAGFETSAISASWCLMLLASNPEWQTRIREEVEQVCRGQVPDVDMLRKMKQLHTVIQETMRLYPPSPTLAREVSKDVKIGNVHVPKGVNVWTMVATLHTDRDIWGPDALQFKPERFQNGISGACKNPSCYMPFGFGQRVCVGQHLAMMELKYLMALIISNFSFTLSPKYVHKPEMTMMIEPKHGVHILINKI
- the LOC125193778 gene encoding cytochrome P450 714C2-like — its product is MLVSTIVAVVLGLIVHLYISVVAKPSKIQKALNKQGIKGPPPKILLGNILEIKKSRDAAANTPSEALHNTASVFPFLEEWRKQYGKLFTFSMGSLQVLYVSDPNIVKEIATTTSHDLGKPAYQQKTLGPLLGQGIVTSNAAIWARQRKIIAPELYMDKVRGMMGIITESADIVVNTWKQEIEGHNGGVLDIAVDSYMKRFSGDIISRACFGSNYAKGRDIFLKLEALQKLVSKKFTSVGLPGLRHLPTKSNRKIWGLEKEIRSSILKLVKERKEIGCEKDLLQTLVEGAKGTYSTTSAMDQFIVDNCRNIYLAGFETSAVSASWCLMLLASDPEWQTRIREEVEQVCRGRVPDLDMLREMNQLHMVIQETMRLYPPAPTLGREVSKDWKLGNVHVPKGANVWTMVATLHTDPDIWGPDALQFKPERFQNGISGACKSPKCYMPFGFGQRVCVGQHLAMVELKYLMALIISNFSFTLSPNYVHKPEMTINIEPKHGVHILINKI